The following are encoded in a window of Qipengyuania soli genomic DNA:
- a CDS encoding DUF1134 domain-containing protein, with amino-acid sequence MKKAVTVTRRLAIAFAAMGMAASPLAAQVETIDPDTAIDADLVKQPATTGADAGVTYTAEPDPAAPTDSYPEQPTWSEQGAEAAATTAVETPPVENSATTYKEDDLIGAAEGVFGKGAKGVADMIQKLLKDQGEPNAYIVGREASGAFIVGARYGSGTLFHKVEGERPVYWTGPSIGFDAGANAGSTFVLVYNLWDSEELYERFPAGEGQAYFVGGLTASYLRKGDVVLIPIRVGAGLRLGVNAGYMKFSKKQRWLPF; translated from the coding sequence ATGAAAAAAGCCGTTACCGTTACTCGCCGTCTTGCCATCGCTTTCGCAGCGATGGGCATGGCCGCTTCGCCGCTCGCCGCACAGGTCGAGACGATCGATCCCGATACCGCCATCGATGCCGATCTGGTCAAGCAGCCTGCCACGACCGGAGCAGATGCGGGCGTTACTTACACCGCCGAGCCCGATCCGGCGGCTCCCACCGACAGCTATCCCGAGCAGCCGACATGGAGCGAGCAAGGCGCTGAAGCTGCTGCCACCACTGCTGTCGAAACCCCTCCGGTCGAAAACAGCGCGACCACCTACAAGGAAGATGACCTTATCGGTGCCGCCGAGGGTGTGTTCGGCAAGGGTGCCAAGGGCGTCGCAGACATGATCCAGAAGCTGCTCAAGGATCAGGGCGAGCCCAACGCCTACATCGTCGGACGCGAAGCGAGCGGCGCCTTCATCGTCGGTGCGCGCTACGGTTCCGGCACGCTGTTCCACAAGGTCGAAGGCGAGCGTCCCGTTTACTGGACCGGCCCGTCGATCGGCTTCGATGCCGGGGCCAATGCCGGCAGCACTTTCGTCCTCGTCTATAACCTGTGGGACAGCGAGGAACTCTACGAGCGCTTCCCGGCGGGCGAGGGCCAGGCCTATTTCGTCGGCGGCCTTACCGCCAGCTACCTGCGCAAGGGCGATGTGGTGCTCATCCCGATCCGTGTCGGAGCGGGCCTGCGCCTCGGTGTAAATGCCGGTTACATGAAGTTTTCCAAGAAGCAGCGCTGGCTGCCGTTCTGA
- a CDS encoding GNAT family N-acetyltransferase — protein sequence MDRQPTLETERLTIRPMTEADREPLYAIASDPMIWEQHPIHDRWKRDVFDAFFDEGIESGGALAIVRKSDGQILGSSQYKGFDPDDGGSIEIGWTYLDRSCWGKGINPEMKRAMLAHAFQDLATVRFRVGDTNYRSRNALEAIGAARTERYELAKYQGKRIVHLVYEISRDGFENGPLMRG from the coding sequence ATGGATCGCCAGCCGACGCTCGAGACAGAACGGCTGACGATCCGCCCGATGACCGAGGCGGATCGCGAACCGCTCTACGCCATCGCGTCCGACCCGATGATCTGGGAACAACATCCCATCCACGACCGCTGGAAGCGTGACGTGTTCGACGCCTTCTTCGACGAGGGGATCGAGAGCGGCGGCGCGCTGGCTATCGTGCGCAAGAGTGACGGGCAAATCCTCGGATCGTCACAGTACAAGGGTTTCGATCCCGATGACGGCGGTTCGATCGAGATCGGCTGGACCTATCTCGATCGCTCCTGCTGGGGGAAGGGCATCAATCCCGAAATGAAGCGGGCGATGCTGGCACATGCCTTCCAGGACCTTGCCACGGTGCGCTTCCGTGTCGGCGACACCAACTACCGCTCGCGCAATGCTCTCGAGGCCATCGGGGCCGCGCGGACCGAACGCTACGAACTGGCCAAGTACCAGGGCAAGCGGATCGTCCACCTTGTTTACGAAATTTCGCGCGATGGCTTTGAAAACGGGCCGCTGATGCGCGGCTGA
- a CDS encoding TIR domain-containing protein: MRRVLPEFEVQEKQARSFAGLDTCQAPAIAEYDLRVASECSRGLLPTPEIFISYARGDAPIARQFADALVAEGLDVWWDDALQAGEVFDERIEAALRAAKAVVVLWSPLSVSSRWVRAEATLADRKSTLVPVLIEACERPIIFELVQTADLIGWRGTRHDARWQGLVRQVRDFIGTDRHAPSSSPKLADPQLDRQSIVVLPFNNVSRDEEQEYFADGIAEDIINDLGKVSALSVIARSTAFTFKGQTVDVAQVARQLNVTHVLEGSVRKAGNRVRVNVQLIDGASGAQVWSERYDRDLDDIFELQDELSQAIVSALKVQFQPGERDAISERATQNVELYDLYMRARAAANAAISGAQYVAALELYREVLAKDPAFYPALGGLTLMLQQQSVFAFTPEVRSDFQIEQLVAMAEHLPQDSSEAHLIRAVHYRWERKWDLALLSFDKALETAPVYASEIASLKGTCLFCVGRVSEAIEVAESARRADPMAGYNSLLLQMLYLASGRRNEGDAEYERSKTFPVNRAVCEHARLFRIWNDGDMREIKEQAQRHLRYAMVEVPYRAELYQVIDDREKTIALLLKALADPASRSSTISFILSYHCGDFDAQDLALDALERGLSTDAAMDYAVWWPSHREVRKTTRFKELVRKFGYYDYWRRTGEWGDFARPVGDDDFEIIA, from the coding sequence ATGCGGCGCGTGCTCCCCGAATTCGAAGTACAAGAAAAGCAGGCAAGAAGCTTTGCCGGCCTCGATACTTGCCAAGCCCCCGCCATTGCGGAATACGACTTGCGGGTCGCTTCCGAATGCAGTCGGGGGCTTCTTCCTACGCCTGAAATCTTCATCTCCTACGCGCGCGGCGATGCCCCGATCGCACGGCAGTTCGCCGACGCTCTCGTCGCCGAAGGTCTCGACGTCTGGTGGGACGATGCCTTGCAGGCCGGCGAGGTCTTCGATGAACGGATCGAAGCGGCCCTGCGTGCGGCGAAGGCTGTGGTCGTGCTCTGGTCGCCGCTCTCGGTTTCCTCCCGCTGGGTAAGGGCCGAGGCAACATTGGCGGATCGCAAGAGTACTCTTGTCCCCGTCCTTATCGAGGCTTGCGAGCGACCGATCATCTTCGAGCTCGTCCAGACGGCCGACTTGATCGGTTGGCGCGGGACCAGGCACGATGCGCGCTGGCAAGGCCTGGTGCGACAGGTTCGCGACTTTATCGGCACGGATCGCCACGCGCCTTCATCCTCGCCAAAGCTCGCTGACCCGCAACTCGACCGACAGTCGATCGTGGTGCTGCCGTTCAACAACGTCAGCCGCGACGAGGAACAGGAGTACTTCGCCGACGGCATAGCCGAGGACATCATCAACGACCTCGGCAAGGTTTCGGCACTCTCGGTCATCGCGCGGAGCACCGCCTTTACCTTCAAGGGGCAAACGGTCGATGTGGCGCAGGTTGCACGGCAACTGAATGTGACCCATGTGCTCGAGGGGAGCGTGCGCAAGGCGGGAAATCGCGTGCGGGTCAATGTCCAGCTGATCGACGGGGCGAGCGGGGCGCAGGTCTGGTCCGAACGCTATGACCGCGATCTCGACGACATCTTCGAACTGCAGGACGAACTTTCGCAGGCAATCGTCAGCGCGCTCAAGGTCCAGTTCCAGCCTGGCGAACGCGATGCCATCAGTGAACGCGCGACACAGAATGTCGAACTGTACGATCTCTACATGCGGGCGAGGGCGGCGGCCAATGCGGCAATTTCTGGCGCACAGTACGTCGCAGCGCTCGAGTTGTATCGGGAGGTTTTGGCCAAGGATCCTGCCTTCTATCCCGCGCTCGGCGGCCTGACGTTGATGCTGCAGCAGCAATCGGTCTTCGCGTTTACCCCCGAGGTACGAAGCGACTTCCAGATCGAGCAGCTTGTGGCGATGGCGGAACACCTCCCCCAAGATTCGAGCGAAGCCCATTTGATCCGGGCCGTGCATTACCGTTGGGAGCGAAAATGGGACTTGGCCCTCTTGTCCTTCGACAAGGCCTTGGAAACAGCACCAGTCTATGCGTCAGAAATTGCCTCATTGAAGGGCACATGCTTGTTTTGTGTGGGAAGAGTGAGCGAGGCAATAGAAGTTGCGGAATCGGCGCGACGTGCCGACCCAATGGCGGGCTACAATTCTCTGCTGCTGCAGATGCTTTACCTTGCGTCGGGGCGCCGGAACGAGGGTGATGCGGAGTACGAAAGGTCCAAGACTTTTCCAGTGAACCGCGCCGTATGCGAGCACGCCCGCTTGTTTCGCATTTGGAACGACGGCGACATGCGCGAGATCAAGGAACAAGCGCAACGCCATTTGCGCTACGCGATGGTCGAGGTGCCATATCGCGCTGAACTTTATCAGGTCATCGACGACCGCGAAAAAACGATCGCACTCCTGCTAAAGGCGCTGGCGGATCCAGCATCACGTAGCAGCACAATCTCTTTCATCTTGAGTTATCACTGCGGCGATTTCGATGCGCAGGACCTCGCACTCGATGCCCTCGAGCGCGGTTTGTCGACCGATGCGGCAATGGACTATGCGGTCTGGTGGCCAAGCCATCGCGAAGTCCGCAAGACCACTAGGTTCAAGGAACTCGTCCGCAAATTCGGCTACTACGACTACTGGCGCAGGACCGGCGAATGGGGCGATTTCGCCCGTCCCGTCGGCGATGACGATTTCGAGATAATCGCCTAG
- the ribD gene encoding bifunctional diaminohydroxyphosphoribosylaminopyrimidine deaminase/5-amino-6-(5-phosphoribosylamino)uracil reductase RibD: MATSPSDARWLAAAARLAGRARPLSRPNPAVGCIIVSGDKVVGRGWTGDGGRPHAEAVALGQAGDSARGATAYVTLEPCAHQSQRGPACSHLLAQSGLARVVAGVEDPDPRTAGSGFAHLRAAGIVAEVYPCDDARASLAGYLIRAEFGRPHVTLKLATSLDGCIATAAGESQWITGEVARAHVHSRRAMADAILVGGGTWRSDKPRLDVRLPGIESRSPQRVLLTRGVPPDGVKVINAPGQIAALEGVQYLYLEGGGMTAASFLAEDLVDRIELYRAPIVIGHGRQALGEIGLDRLADAHGRWTLVERRQLGSDTYEAYSRTR, encoded by the coding sequence TTGGCGACAAGCCCGAGTGACGCGCGCTGGCTGGCTGCGGCAGCAAGGCTGGCTGGACGCGCTCGCCCGCTCAGCCGCCCCAACCCGGCAGTCGGATGCATCATAGTCAGCGGTGACAAGGTCGTTGGCAGGGGATGGACCGGTGACGGTGGCCGTCCGCATGCCGAAGCAGTCGCCTTGGGACAGGCAGGCGATTCCGCACGCGGGGCCACTGCCTATGTCACGCTCGAGCCGTGCGCCCATCAATCGCAACGTGGACCCGCGTGCTCGCACCTTCTCGCACAATCCGGACTCGCACGGGTTGTTGCCGGGGTCGAAGACCCTGATCCGCGAACGGCGGGCAGCGGCTTTGCTCACCTTCGTGCGGCAGGCATTGTCGCCGAAGTGTATCCCTGCGACGATGCTCGCGCCAGCCTTGCAGGTTATCTCATCCGCGCTGAATTTGGCCGTCCGCATGTCACGCTCAAGCTCGCCACATCGCTCGACGGCTGCATCGCGACCGCTGCGGGCGAGAGCCAGTGGATCACCGGCGAAGTGGCCCGAGCCCATGTCCATTCGCGCCGCGCCATGGCCGATGCCATACTCGTCGGGGGAGGCACTTGGCGTTCGGACAAGCCCCGCCTCGACGTGCGACTGCCAGGCATCGAGAGCCGCAGTCCCCAACGCGTACTCCTCACCCGTGGCGTCCCTCCCGACGGGGTGAAGGTCATCAATGCTCCGGGCCAGATCGCCGCACTGGAAGGGGTTCAGTATCTCTATCTCGAAGGCGGCGGCATGACTGCCGCGAGTTTTCTCGCTGAGGATCTCGTCGATCGCATAGAGCTCTACCGCGCACCCATCGTCATCGGCCATGGTCGGCAAGCCCTGGGCGAGATCGGACTCGACCGGCTGGCAGACGCGCATGGCCGCTGGACCCTTGTCGAACGCCGCCAGCTTGGCAGCGACACATACGAAGCCTACAGCCGCACGCGCTGA
- a CDS encoding tyrosine-type recombinase/integrase, which translates to MGKLTAMRVKNLVEPGRYSDGEGLILKLAAKGKGSWIVRVQANGKRRDIGLGPLSELPLADAREAARALRKEVKAGVDVLAERKKEALVIPTFSDAAKLVHDEQKAAWKNGKHQAQWIKTLETYAFPTLGDKLVSEIEGPAIRDALSPIWLTKPETARRVRQRIGSVLDWACAKGFRETEAPMRSVLRGLPRQPKKQSHFAAMPYPDLPAFITWLRGRSSVGRLALEFVILNASRSGEVRGACWNEIDLSKKLWNIPAERMKAGTIHVVPLSEAAMDVLKRAKAFRSPVSTLVFPGQNPRRHLSDMTLLKILRDKGDDYTVHGFRSSFRDWVAEKTNYPGEVAEAALAHTIANKVEAAYRRTDYLDKRRPLMADWADFCLSG; encoded by the coding sequence ATGGGCAAGCTGACGGCGATGAGGGTCAAGAATCTGGTTGAACCTGGCCGCTATTCAGATGGCGAGGGTTTGATCCTCAAACTCGCTGCAAAGGGTAAAGGCAGCTGGATTGTCCGGGTTCAGGCCAATGGGAAGCGCCGAGACATCGGTTTAGGTCCTCTTTCCGAGCTGCCGCTAGCCGATGCTCGCGAGGCCGCGCGGGCCCTCCGCAAAGAGGTAAAGGCGGGCGTCGACGTCTTGGCAGAGCGCAAAAAGGAAGCCTTGGTCATCCCCACTTTCAGCGACGCCGCCAAGCTCGTTCATGACGAGCAAAAGGCCGCGTGGAAGAACGGCAAGCATCAGGCCCAATGGATCAAGACTCTCGAAACCTATGCCTTTCCGACTCTCGGCGACAAACTCGTTTCAGAAATTGAAGGGCCGGCAATCCGCGATGCGCTTTCGCCAATCTGGCTGACCAAGCCCGAGACTGCGAGGCGAGTACGGCAACGAATCGGGTCGGTGCTCGATTGGGCCTGCGCAAAGGGCTTTCGTGAGACCGAGGCTCCGATGCGCTCGGTACTCCGTGGCTTGCCGCGCCAGCCCAAGAAGCAAAGCCACTTCGCAGCAATGCCTTATCCTGACCTACCCGCTTTCATTACATGGCTGCGCGGGCGCTCCTCGGTTGGCCGTCTTGCCCTGGAGTTCGTGATCCTGAACGCCTCTCGCTCCGGCGAAGTGCGCGGTGCGTGCTGGAACGAGATCGACCTCAGCAAGAAGCTCTGGAACATCCCTGCCGAACGCATGAAGGCAGGAACCATCCACGTCGTCCCGCTGTCGGAAGCGGCCATGGACGTCCTCAAGCGAGCGAAAGCCTTTCGCTCCCCTGTGAGCACTCTAGTCTTTCCGGGCCAGAATCCTCGTCGACACTTGTCAGATATGACCTTGCTCAAAATCCTGCGCGACAAGGGCGACGATTACACCGTTCACGGTTTTCGCTCGTCCTTTCGCGACTGGGTCGCCGAAAAGACGAACTATCCGGGTGAAGTCGCAGAGGCAGCGCTTGCCCACACGATCGCCAACAAGGTCGAAGCGGCCTATCGGCGCACGGATTATCTCGATAAACGCAGGCCGCTGATGGCCGATTGGGCAGATTTTTGCCTGAGCGGTTAG
- a CDS encoding aromatic amino acid transaminase, whose product MLDRLQAQAPDALLALIKMHAQDPREDKIDLGVGVYRTNEGATPVFRSIKKAEQKLIDEQDSKSYLGPEGDTGFTAALMPYIFGEDATMGGRIEGMQTPGGTGAVRLAVALAKAAGVTRVHMGVPSWPNHAQILADVGVETVPFTHAKSDGTADLEAVLAAIHGAGPNDAVLLHGCCHNPTGVDYTLDQWEAIAAAFAETGVLPLLDIAYHGLGQGLDEDVAGIRKVLAAVPEALIAYSCDKNFGLYRDRVGAFYMMAKEASQLPAIVSNANALARANWSMPPDHGGAAVRNVLRDPAMTKEWLEELDDMRARMRRVRARLAAADNEAPGLNLAALGDQNGLFAMLPLDKDQIARLREDHGIYMAGSGRINVAGLHAGNTEKFIAALADVTKG is encoded by the coding sequence ATGCTCGACCGACTTCAAGCCCAGGCCCCCGACGCGCTTCTCGCGCTCATCAAGATGCATGCGCAGGACCCGCGCGAGGACAAGATCGACCTCGGCGTGGGCGTCTATCGTACCAACGAAGGCGCGACCCCTGTCTTCCGCTCGATCAAGAAGGCGGAGCAGAAGCTGATCGACGAGCAGGATTCCAAATCCTACCTCGGGCCTGAAGGCGACACCGGCTTTACCGCCGCGCTGATGCCATACATTTTCGGTGAGGACGCCACGATGGGCGGGCGCATCGAAGGGATGCAGACCCCCGGCGGGACCGGCGCCGTCCGCCTGGCGGTGGCGCTGGCCAAGGCTGCCGGAGTGACCCGCGTCCACATGGGCGTGCCGAGCTGGCCGAACCATGCGCAGATCCTTGCCGATGTCGGCGTCGAGACCGTGCCCTTCACCCATGCGAAGTCCGACGGTACGGCCGATCTCGAAGCGGTGCTGGCGGCGATCCATGGCGCCGGGCCGAACGATGCCGTCCTGCTCCACGGCTGCTGCCACAACCCGACGGGTGTCGACTACACGCTCGACCAGTGGGAGGCGATCGCGGCGGCCTTCGCCGAGACCGGCGTGCTGCCGCTGCTCGACATCGCCTACCACGGGCTGGGCCAAGGTCTCGACGAGGACGTCGCCGGGATCCGCAAGGTGCTGGCTGCCGTGCCCGAGGCCCTGATCGCCTATAGCTGCGACAAGAACTTCGGCCTCTACCGCGACCGTGTGGGCGCGTTCTACATGATGGCGAAGGAGGCCTCCCAGCTTCCGGCCATCGTCTCCAACGCCAACGCCCTTGCCCGCGCGAACTGGTCCATGCCGCCCGACCACGGTGGCGCGGCAGTGCGCAACGTGCTGCGCGATCCGGCGATGACCAAGGAGTGGCTCGAGGAACTCGACGACATGCGCGCCCGCATGCGCCGTGTTCGCGCTCGTCTCGCTGCCGCCGACAACGAGGCTCCCGGCCTCAACCTTGCCGCGCTCGGCGACCAGAACGGCCTCTTTGCCATGCTGCCGCTCGACAAGGACCAGATCGCCAGGCTGCGCGAGGATCACGGCATCTACATGGCCGGGTCCGGGCGCATCAACGTTGCCGGGCTTCACGCGGGCAACACCGAGAAGTTCATCGCCGCGCTGGCGGATGTGACGAAGGGCTAG
- the mobF gene encoding MobF family relaxase: MLSVANVRSAGGAANYFAKDNYYTKADADRSGRWIGKGAERLGLSGTVDAKAFEAILRGELPTGERIGHEAQYHRAGTDLTFSLPKSWSLLALVGKDQRIIDAYRSAVVETLQWAENNAAQYRIEKGGKERLHTSDNLTVALYQHDTNRNQEPNLHFHAVVANMTQDKDGKWRALRNDKLWQRNTLLNAMTMARFRIEVEKLGYRIGELGKHGNFEAKGIDRDAVMAFSTRRQEVLEARRGGGLEAGLVATLSTREAKQSDVDRGALMAKWEGQAWHQGLGLEGMVRDARLRSHKLTIAAAKRANDRPTLLERGKAMIASLAERMGIKEGDPLIPKRLHLKSREEIATAHAVASAVRHLSEREAAFTATDLAKAALDFGLPTTMNLVEKRIGQLAQQGALMRGRGVQKGWLTTSNALALETRMLAEIEKGKGVVHPILDAKTAGQFLQASAAINYGMKLNFGQEAAGRLILSSNNRVVAVQGVAGAGKSSVLRPVNQLLEEQGKRVVGLGVQNTLVRMLEKDTGIPSMTLHRFLGGHRKLLDGSAGKAEIAAAREEYRDTVLVLDEASTVSTHDQDRLIRIANLLQVDRLVLMGDEKQLGAVEAGKPFSLAQRAGTDTARMDQNLRARSDTLIKAQQAAQSGKSNEALEHLKDHIVEVQENSAIVAAERWLSLPPADRERTSIFAAGRRLRSEINETVQTGLAANGEIGPAKTRLTVLSRVNATREELRYARNYQTGMVLEVASRQSRHCLGRGSHEVMAIDIGKGVVMLRDELGRLRRFVPSKFSAKGSDQALQLFETKGLDIYTGDAIRWTASDHQRGMTNADRATVTAIDRGVVTVTTSSGMEHRLKKNDPMLKRIDLAYALNAHMAQGLTADKGIAVLDSRERRLLSQRNFLVTITRVRDELKLIVDSREKVGRGISANLGEKSSAAEVTERLGQAAAKGVRAAHVQAIKHAPQAEREKAPELAKERAKPFDFGI; this comes from the coding sequence ATGTTGTCGGTGGCCAATGTGCGTTCGGCTGGCGGGGCTGCCAACTACTTCGCCAAGGACAATTACTATACCAAGGCAGACGCCGATCGATCGGGTAGATGGATCGGGAAGGGTGCCGAACGGCTGGGTCTTTCCGGCACGGTCGACGCCAAGGCGTTCGAGGCCATCCTGCGCGGCGAGTTGCCCACTGGCGAGCGCATCGGGCACGAAGCTCAGTATCACCGGGCAGGCACGGACCTGACCTTTTCTCTGCCCAAGAGCTGGTCGCTCCTGGCACTCGTCGGCAAGGATCAGCGGATCATCGACGCCTACCGGTCAGCGGTTGTCGAAACGCTCCAGTGGGCGGAGAACAACGCCGCGCAGTACCGTATCGAAAAGGGCGGGAAAGAGCGGCTGCATACCAGCGACAACCTGACTGTTGCTCTGTACCAGCACGACACCAACCGCAATCAGGAACCGAACCTGCACTTCCACGCGGTCGTCGCCAACATGACGCAGGACAAGGACGGGAAGTGGAGGGCGCTACGCAATGACAAGCTGTGGCAGCGCAACACGTTGCTCAATGCAATGACCATGGCGCGCTTCCGGATCGAGGTCGAGAAACTTGGCTACCGGATCGGTGAACTCGGAAAGCACGGAAACTTCGAGGCCAAGGGCATCGACCGAGATGCGGTGATGGCCTTTTCGACGCGGCGGCAGGAGGTGCTCGAAGCCCGGCGTGGCGGTGGCCTCGAAGCGGGTTTGGTGGCGACGCTGTCGACCCGCGAGGCCAAGCAAAGCGATGTCGATCGCGGTGCCTTGATGGCTAAATGGGAAGGACAGGCTTGGCATCAGGGGCTCGGCCTCGAGGGCATGGTGCGCGATGCCAGGCTGCGCTCGCATAAGCTGACTATAGCGGCTGCAAAGCGGGCGAATGATCGCCCCACCTTGCTCGAAAGAGGCAAGGCCATGATCGCCAGCCTCGCCGAGCGAATGGGCATCAAGGAGGGCGATCCGCTCATACCCAAGCGGCTGCATCTGAAAAGCCGCGAAGAGATTGCAACGGCCCATGCGGTCGCATCGGCGGTGCGGCACCTTTCTGAGCGAGAGGCGGCCTTTACCGCTACCGATTTAGCCAAGGCCGCGCTCGATTTTGGCCTGCCGACGACGATGAATTTAGTCGAGAAGCGTATTGGCCAACTCGCCCAGCAGGGCGCGCTGATGCGCGGGCGAGGCGTGCAGAAAGGGTGGCTGACAACATCCAATGCATTGGCGCTAGAGACCCGCATGCTGGCGGAGATCGAGAAGGGAAAAGGCGTAGTTCATCCGATCCTCGACGCGAAGACCGCTGGACAGTTCCTGCAAGCTTCGGCAGCCATCAATTACGGGATGAAACTCAACTTCGGTCAGGAAGCGGCGGGCCGGTTGATCCTGTCTTCAAACAATCGCGTCGTAGCCGTTCAGGGTGTTGCAGGGGCGGGCAAATCGAGCGTGCTACGGCCGGTCAACCAGCTTCTGGAAGAACAAGGCAAGAGGGTCGTTGGCTTGGGTGTCCAGAACACCTTGGTCCGTATGCTGGAGAAGGACACCGGCATTCCATCGATGACGTTGCATCGCTTTCTCGGTGGACATCGAAAGTTGCTGGATGGCTCCGCTGGAAAGGCCGAGATCGCCGCTGCGCGCGAAGAGTATCGCGACACTGTCCTTGTCCTCGATGAAGCCTCAACGGTCTCCACGCATGACCAGGATCGCCTTATTCGGATCGCCAATCTGCTACAGGTCGATCGCCTCGTGCTGATGGGTGACGAGAAACAACTGGGTGCTGTCGAAGCGGGCAAGCCCTTTTCTCTGGCGCAGCGTGCCGGGACAGATACGGCGCGAATGGACCAGAATCTTCGCGCCCGCTCTGACACCCTGATTAAAGCGCAACAGGCAGCGCAGTCGGGCAAGTCAAACGAGGCCCTCGAACATCTCAAGGACCACATTGTCGAGGTGCAGGAGAACAGCGCGATAGTTGCGGCCGAACGGTGGCTGTCGCTGCCGCCAGCAGACCGCGAGCGCACATCGATCTTTGCGGCTGGCCGTCGTTTGCGCTCGGAGATCAACGAGACCGTCCAAACCGGTCTCGCCGCAAATGGCGAAATCGGACCAGCAAAAACGAGGTTGACCGTTCTCTCGCGCGTGAATGCAACCCGCGAGGAGTTACGCTACGCACGCAATTATCAAACCGGCATGGTGCTCGAAGTGGCGAGCCGACAATCGCGGCACTGTTTAGGGCGTGGCAGCCACGAGGTGATGGCTATCGACATAGGCAAGGGCGTGGTCATGCTTCGCGACGAGCTAGGCCGCTTGCGTCGATTTGTTCCGTCAAAGTTTTCTGCCAAGGGCAGCGACCAGGCGTTGCAGCTGTTCGAGACGAAAGGCTTGGATATCTACACCGGCGACGCAATCCGGTGGACAGCAAGCGACCATCAGCGCGGCATGACAAACGCGGATCGCGCAACGGTAACCGCAATCGATAGAGGCGTGGTGACGGTCACGACCTCCAGCGGCATGGAGCATAGACTGAAGAAGAACGACCCGATGTTGAAGCGGATCGACCTCGCCTACGCGCTCAACGCCCACATGGCGCAGGGTCTAACGGCAGATAAAGGCATCGCCGTACTCGACAGCCGCGAGCGGCGACTGCTTTCGCAGCGCAACTTCCTCGTCACGATTACGCGGGTGCGAGACGAGCTTAAACTGATCGTCGACAGCCGGGAAAAGGTCGGGCGAGGTATTTCCGCCAATCTGGGTGAGAAATCTTCTGCAGCGGAAGTAACCGAGCGGCTTGGGCAGGCGGCGGCAAAAGGCGTCCGCGCGGCCCACGTCCAAGCAATTAAACATGCACCACAGGCCGAGCGCGAGAAGGCACCTGAGTTGGCGAAGGAAAGAGCGAAGCCCTTTGACTTCGGCATCTAA
- a CDS encoding riboflavin synthase, translating into MFTGIVTAIGTIESAEQRGDLRVTVACPFDPDAIDIGASIACSGVCLTVVALGGTKGDARLVFDVSGETVSCTRPGMWGEGAKLNLETALKLGDELGGHLVTGHVDGVGQVVLARDEGGSRKLAFRIGRELALFVAPKGSITVDGVSLTVNDVRDRSDGTCDFAVNIIPHTAEVTTLGQLAEGDRVNLEIDVLARYLKRMQALAG; encoded by the coding sequence ATGTTCACCGGTATCGTCACCGCCATCGGAACCATCGAAAGCGCCGAGCAGCGCGGCGACCTGCGGGTTACCGTCGCCTGCCCTTTCGATCCCGACGCGATCGATATCGGCGCTTCGATTGCCTGCTCGGGCGTCTGCCTGACGGTCGTCGCATTGGGAGGCACGAAAGGTGACGCCCGCTTGGTCTTCGATGTGTCCGGCGAAACGGTGAGCTGCACGCGCCCCGGCATGTGGGGCGAAGGGGCGAAGCTCAATCTGGAGACCGCATTGAAGCTCGGCGACGAACTCGGCGGGCACCTTGTCACAGGGCACGTCGACGGCGTCGGGCAGGTTGTTCTGGCACGCGACGAGGGAGGGTCGAGAAAGCTCGCCTTCCGCATCGGCCGCGAGCTTGCGCTTTTCGTGGCACCAAAGGGTTCGATCACCGTCGATGGCGTATCGCTGACCGTGAACGATGTGCGCGACCGCAGCGACGGTACCTGCGACTTCGCGGTGAACATCATCCCGCACACTGCCGAGGTGACGACCCTTGGCCAGCTGGCAGAAGGTGACCGGGTCAATCTCGAGATCGACGTGCTGGCGCGCTACCTCAAGCGGATGCAGGCGCTGGCCGGCTAG
- a CDS encoding single-stranded DNA-binding protein: protein MTSFNSTGKCVAEHVSKGHMNMVTGRIHHSRWTGAEGQTRYGCEIIADKVDLLAKAKEIGVAMAGCRNRDLMLSKASLARSSGAFFHARVWPLTLSLLRRGGAEIL from the coding sequence ATCACTTCATTCAACAGCACTGGGAAATGCGTCGCCGAGCATGTATCAAAGGGCCATATGAACATGGTGACGGGCCGCATCCACCACAGCCGCTGGACCGGTGCTGAAGGGCAGACTCGCTACGGCTGCGAGATCATCGCAGACAAAGTCGATTTACTCGCCAAGGCGAAAGAAATTGGTGTCGCCATGGCCGGCTGTCGAAACCGCGACCTGATGCTCTCGAAGGCCTCGCTGGCACGATCCAGCGGGGCCTTTTTCCATGCACGGGTATGGCCTTTGACCCTTTCGCTTCTGCGCCGCGGAGGCGCAGAAATCCTTTAG